The following proteins are co-located in the Spinactinospora alkalitolerans genome:
- a CDS encoding ester cyclase — protein sequence MTTGLLTADEVRDAWHAAWNTGQVDALDAILAPQYLRYTASNREGQGLAAFKESIALCRAAFPDLSTAIVDLVREGDRIAIRWESAGTHSGSMLGVPPTGRSVAVSGATFAHLDSGLIHAEHVTWDPRALLTALGIISLESGA from the coding sequence ATGACCACCGGCCTCCTGACGGCGGACGAGGTCCGAGACGCCTGGCACGCCGCATGGAACACCGGCCAGGTCGACGCCCTCGATGCGATCCTGGCGCCGCAGTACCTGCGGTACACGGCGAGCAACCGCGAAGGCCAGGGCCTTGCAGCCTTCAAAGAGTCCATCGCGCTCTGTCGGGCCGCCTTCCCCGACCTGTCGACAGCCATCGTTGATCTGGTGAGAGAGGGCGACCGGATCGCCATTCGCTGGGAGAGCGCGGGAACGCACAGCGGCTCCATGCTCGGCGTCCCGCCGACGGGTCGTTCCGTGGCCGTCTCGGGAGCCACGTTCGCCCACCTCGACTCCGGATTGATCCATGCCGAACACGTCACCTGGGACCCTCGGGCCCTGCTCACCGCTCTCGGCATCATCAGCCTCGAGTCCGGTGCCTGA
- a CDS encoding BCCT family transporter, with the protein MRSAPPQRHGLGAVFWVSIGVSALFVAWGVLAPDNQNALMSAALDRITGGFGWVYLTLPLLLLIGLVALACSRYGRIRLGRDEDRPEFKTYTWIAMILCAVMGIGLVSYGVAEPISHFSEPPHGLAEPQTPQAAVLALQYSFYDWGLHAWAIFATFGLALGYSMYRKQRPGLVSAMFTPLLGRRASGPLGSAIDVFAVFATLFGTTTSLGLGAMQIDNGLNRLIGTPTGTLTQIIVIIVVTALFSLSAASGVQRGIRFTSEANLSLASLLLLFVLALGPTAFLISLFFESLGRYVNDFVLMSLRGPAFGDVGWMQSWTFFMMAWWISWGAFVGVFLARISRGRTIRQFVGVVLGAPSLAFFAWFSVFGGSAIELDLNHATDIAGKTAQDINNAFFATLAEFPLPALTAGIVVLLALLFFISGADANTYVLGMLTTKGSVQPRIPVLLLWGAMTGALATILLLSGGLQALQQTVIVSSAPFIVVIVGVAVAFWRDLRTDPLITTETPPAALPAEERSERA; encoded by the coding sequence ATGAGGAGCGCGCCGCCGCAACGACACGGACTCGGCGCGGTGTTCTGGGTGTCGATCGGGGTGTCCGCGCTGTTCGTGGCGTGGGGAGTCCTCGCGCCGGACAACCAGAACGCGCTGATGAGCGCCGCGCTCGACCGGATCACGGGCGGATTCGGGTGGGTCTATCTCACCCTTCCGCTTCTGCTCCTGATCGGCCTGGTCGCACTGGCGTGCAGCCGCTACGGCCGCATCCGCCTCGGACGGGACGAGGACCGGCCCGAGTTCAAGACCTACACGTGGATCGCCATGATCCTGTGTGCCGTCATGGGGATCGGACTGGTCTCCTACGGGGTCGCCGAACCGATCTCCCACTTCAGCGAACCGCCCCACGGCCTCGCCGAGCCCCAGACCCCGCAGGCGGCCGTGCTCGCCCTGCAGTACTCGTTCTACGACTGGGGCCTGCACGCATGGGCGATCTTTGCGACCTTCGGCTTGGCCCTCGGCTACTCGATGTACCGAAAGCAGCGTCCAGGGCTGGTCAGCGCCATGTTCACCCCGCTGTTGGGCCGCCGGGCGTCCGGCCCGCTCGGCTCGGCGATCGACGTCTTCGCGGTCTTCGCGACCCTGTTCGGCACCACGACGTCGCTGGGGCTGGGCGCCATGCAGATCGACAACGGCCTCAACCGGCTCATCGGCACCCCGACCGGAACGCTCACCCAGATCATCGTCATCATCGTGGTGACGGCGCTGTTCAGCCTGTCCGCCGCCTCCGGGGTACAGCGGGGTATCCGCTTCACCAGTGAAGCCAACCTCTCCTTGGCCTCGCTCCTGCTGCTGTTCGTCCTGGCCCTGGGCCCCACGGCCTTCCTGATCAGCCTGTTCTTCGAGTCGCTCGGCCGGTACGTGAACGACTTCGTCCTGATGAGCCTGCGCGGGCCGGCCTTCGGAGACGTCGGCTGGATGCAGAGCTGGACCTTCTTCATGATGGCGTGGTGGATCTCCTGGGGCGCCTTCGTCGGCGTGTTCCTGGCGCGCATCTCCCGCGGCAGGACGATCCGCCAGTTCGTCGGCGTCGTGCTGGGAGCGCCCAGCCTGGCCTTCTTCGCTTGGTTCTCGGTCTTCGGAGGCTCGGCCATCGAACTCGACCTCAACCACGCCACGGACATCGCCGGCAAGACCGCCCAGGACATCAACAACGCCTTCTTCGCGACTCTCGCCGAATTCCCGCTGCCCGCCCTCACCGCCGGCATCGTGGTCCTGCTCGCCCTGCTTTTCTTCATCTCCGGGGCGGACGCCAACACCTATGTACTGGGCATGCTCACCACCAAGGGCTCGGTGCAGCCCCGAATCCCGGTTCTGCTGCTCTGGGGCGCCATGACCGGCGCGCTGGCGACCATCCTGCTGCTCTCCGGCGGCCTGCAGGCGCTGCAGCAGACGGTGATCGTCTCCTCGGCCCCCTTCATCGTCGTCATCGTCGGCGTGGCGGTCGCGTTCTGGAGAGACCTGCGGACCGACCCGCTGATCACCACGGAAACCCCGCCCGCCGCTCTTCCGGCGGAGGAAAGGAGTGAAAGAGCATGA
- a CDS encoding GntR family transcriptional regulator has translation MQEISDRSTSAPADRPSGTRARVLEDLRNAIISGAHPPGTPLSEGALAEAYGASRTPVREALKQLQVEGLVEIRARVGTFVRQPSRREVVELFQIKEMLEGLGARLLARRGSVPELDLLRHNIAASEAAVASGDADRYAHLVHEFHDLILQGADNTRLLAHYRQLMNQLAYHRLVISSLRRPGRPGASLGEHRTVVERIAEKDGFGAELAMRDHVRASERGVMADPAPGGPGEDDERKDT, from the coding sequence ATGCAAGAGATTTCGGACAGGTCGACGTCCGCTCCGGCCGACCGGCCCTCAGGAACGCGGGCTCGTGTCCTGGAGGACCTGCGCAACGCGATCATCAGCGGCGCGCACCCGCCGGGCACCCCGCTCTCGGAGGGCGCGCTGGCCGAGGCCTACGGTGCGAGCCGCACCCCCGTCCGCGAGGCGCTGAAGCAGCTCCAGGTCGAAGGGCTCGTCGAGATCCGCGCCCGGGTCGGCACCTTCGTGCGGCAGCCCTCCCGGCGCGAGGTCGTGGAGCTGTTCCAGATCAAGGAGATGCTCGAAGGACTGGGGGCCCGCCTGCTCGCGCGCCGCGGGAGTGTTCCCGAGCTCGATCTGCTCCGGCACAACATCGCCGCATCCGAGGCCGCGGTGGCTTCGGGCGACGCCGACCGCTACGCACACCTGGTGCACGAGTTCCACGACCTCATCCTGCAGGGCGCCGACAACACCAGGCTGCTGGCGCACTACCGGCAGCTGATGAACCAGCTCGCCTACCACCGGCTCGTCATCAGCTCGCTGCGGCGCCCCGGGCGCCCCGGCGCCTCCCTCGGTGAGCACCGGACCGTGGTCGAGCGGATCGCGGAGAAGGACGGTTTCGGCGCCGAGCTGGCCATGCGCGACCACGTCCGGGCCAGCGAGCGCGGGGTCATGGCCGACCCGGCGCCGGGCGGGCCCGGCGAGGACGACGAAAGAAAGGACACTTGA
- a CDS encoding LLM class flavin-dependent oxidoreductase, translating to MRFSIFHALGAPGRLGEYAAVMDEAREFACAADAAGYWSVWYTEHHFGHEGYEITPNPVLMGADIAARTRNIRIGQAAAISTFWHPLRLAEDIALLDQLSGGRVEVGVGRGLYGREALNLNSAADPRDQEQNRALFDEGLEIMTKAWKGDFFDHKGRFYEFPAPGVKWEHPLSPPSEEFMADGEISRLAVVPRTLQRPHPPLWQVIDSPRSIASAAESGIQGLFWLPPVSALKSRFELYRDRASEAAGREFALGEGIGLVRDVYVADTMEQARRDFEESLLTTYKWVTHWRGLSNLMEEGEEPTPDHRLSFDFLHPRNLLVGTPEYVAEKIHELRTELNLEHLLLWTTHPGLEHAKAMRSLELFTEKVMPRFANGGEG from the coding sequence ATGCGATTCTCCATCTTCCACGCACTGGGCGCCCCCGGCCGGCTGGGCGAGTACGCCGCGGTCATGGACGAGGCCCGGGAGTTCGCCTGCGCCGCGGATGCGGCCGGCTACTGGTCGGTGTGGTACACCGAGCACCACTTCGGCCACGAGGGGTACGAGATCACCCCCAACCCCGTGCTCATGGGCGCCGACATCGCCGCGCGCACCCGGAACATCCGCATCGGGCAGGCCGCCGCGATCTCCACCTTCTGGCACCCGTTGCGGCTGGCCGAGGACATCGCACTACTGGACCAGCTCTCCGGGGGCCGCGTCGAGGTCGGCGTCGGCCGGGGCCTGTACGGGCGCGAGGCGCTGAACCTGAACAGCGCCGCCGACCCGCGCGACCAGGAGCAGAACCGGGCTCTGTTCGACGAGGGCCTGGAGATCATGACCAAGGCGTGGAAGGGCGACTTCTTCGACCACAAGGGTCGGTTCTATGAGTTTCCCGCGCCGGGCGTGAAGTGGGAGCACCCCCTGTCTCCTCCGAGCGAGGAGTTCATGGCCGATGGCGAGATCAGCCGCCTCGCCGTGGTCCCCCGCACCCTGCAGCGCCCCCACCCGCCGCTGTGGCAGGTCATCGACAGTCCCCGGTCGATCGCCTCAGCGGCCGAAAGCGGCATCCAGGGACTCTTCTGGCTGCCGCCGGTCTCGGCCCTCAAGAGCCGGTTCGAGCTGTACCGCGACCGGGCGAGCGAGGCCGCGGGCCGAGAGTTCGCGCTGGGTGAGGGCATCGGCCTGGTCCGCGACGTCTACGTCGCCGACACCATGGAGCAGGCACGCCGCGATTTCGAGGAATCGCTGCTGACCACCTACAAGTGGGTGACTCACTGGCGAGGGCTGAGCAACCTGATGGAGGAGGGGGAGGAACCGACCCCCGACCACCGGCTGTCCTTCGACTTCCTGCACCCGCGCAACCTGCTGGTGGGAACCCCCGAATACGTCGCCGAGAAGATCCACGAGCTGCGCACCGAACTGAATCTCGAGCATCTCCTGCTGTGGACCACCCACCCCGGCCTGGAACACGCCAAGGCGATGCGCAGCCTGGAGCTGTTCACCGAGAAGGTCATGCCCCGCTTCGCCAACGGCGGGGAGGGGTGA
- a CDS encoding amino acid synthesis family protein, which translates to MPRIRKIVTLTDELLSEPGGPSITPTRRVAAAAVLTNPWAGLPVGADLGTDSAEAAARLAVCLTERLLAPLGGPTGLQAFGKGAVVGVDGEIEHGAALIHTPYFGNLFRELVQGTSIIAFADERSAPGAPLTVPMWHKTEAATRSHYQTVQVKIADAPRPDELIIIAAGAAGPRPHPRIGDRTTDARIGLKDMEHAL; encoded by the coding sequence GTGCCCCGGATCCGCAAGATCGTCACCCTCACCGATGAGCTGCTGAGTGAACCGGGTGGGCCGTCGATCACGCCCACGCGTAGAGTCGCGGCGGCGGCCGTTCTCACCAACCCGTGGGCCGGACTGCCCGTCGGGGCCGATCTGGGAACGGACTCCGCCGAGGCGGCGGCCCGGCTGGCGGTGTGCCTCACGGAACGGCTCCTCGCCCCCCTCGGAGGCCCGACCGGTCTCCAGGCTTTCGGCAAAGGCGCCGTCGTCGGAGTCGACGGAGAGATCGAGCACGGGGCCGCTCTCATCCACACCCCCTATTTCGGGAACCTGTTCCGCGAACTGGTGCAGGGGACGTCGATCATCGCCTTCGCCGACGAACGATCCGCCCCGGGCGCCCCGCTGACCGTGCCCATGTGGCACAAGACCGAGGCCGCCACCCGATCGCACTACCAGACGGTGCAGGTGAAGATCGCTGACGCACCGCGCCCGGACGAACTGATCATCATCGCCGCGGGAGCGGCCGGCCCTCGGCCGCACCCGCGGATCGGAGACCGCACCACCGATGCGCGCATCGGCCTGAAAGACATGGAGCACGCACTGTGA
- a CDS encoding amino acid synthesis family protein — protein sequence MNVRRITTTVEELLIEGGREVTPHAEVAVVLAVIDNPWAGQGFVEDLGPRIEEVAPRLGALLAPRVLEALGKPAEAYGKAAIVGLDGEIEHGSGLIHTLKFGDHFRNAAKATTLLPAVEKRAPAGTVFDIPLKHITDATTRSHHQTVEARVPDAPRPDEIVIGLAAAAQGRPHARLAPLSADR from the coding sequence GTGAACGTCCGCAGGATCACGACGACCGTCGAGGAACTGCTCATCGAGGGAGGGCGCGAGGTCACACCGCATGCCGAGGTGGCCGTGGTCCTCGCCGTCATCGACAACCCCTGGGCCGGACAGGGATTCGTCGAGGACCTCGGACCCCGAATCGAAGAGGTCGCCCCCCGCCTGGGCGCCCTGCTCGCGCCGCGCGTGCTCGAGGCGCTCGGCAAGCCCGCCGAAGCCTACGGCAAAGCCGCCATCGTCGGACTCGACGGAGAGATCGAGCACGGCTCCGGCCTGATCCACACCCTGAAGTTCGGCGACCACTTCCGCAACGCCGCCAAGGCGACCACGCTGCTGCCCGCAGTGGAGAAGCGCGCCCCTGCGGGCACGGTCTTCGACATTCCGCTCAAGCACATCACCGACGCCACCACCCGGTCCCACCACCAGACGGTGGAGGCGCGCGTTCCCGATGCGCCCCGCCCCGACGAGATCGTCATCGGCCTTGCCGCAGCCGCGCAGGGACGGCCGCACGCTCGTCTCGCGCCGCTGTCCGCCGACCGTTGA
- a CDS encoding alpha/beta fold hydrolase, giving the protein MISAQITGEGSDLVLLHGVGLDRSMWDRCLPDLAELHRVRALDLPGHGRSGEVPEGVTAGDIADAVQQELPEPVHLVGFSLGALIAQELALRAPSLVRSLTLVSSVAARTQKERGDVLGRLELAATDFEATVEAAVLRWFDESWRRREPALAQRTRSTLLANDREQYLRCYRVFATADASLWPRLGAITAPTLAVTGAQDPGSTPRMARDLAAAIPGARSAVVPETRHLLPLERPDDLVRLILDHVGSVDREHLDTGTDTA; this is encoded by the coding sequence TTGATCAGCGCACAGATCACCGGCGAGGGCAGTGATCTGGTGCTCCTGCACGGTGTCGGGCTGGACCGCAGCATGTGGGACCGCTGCCTGCCCGACCTGGCCGAGCTGCACCGCGTCCGCGCGCTCGACCTCCCCGGGCACGGGCGCTCCGGGGAGGTTCCTGAGGGGGTCACCGCCGGTGACATCGCAGACGCCGTGCAGCAGGAGCTGCCGGAACCGGTGCACCTCGTCGGGTTCTCGCTGGGCGCGCTGATCGCTCAGGAGCTCGCCCTGCGCGCTCCGAGCCTGGTCCGCTCGCTCACTCTCGTCAGCTCGGTCGCCGCGCGCACGCAAAAGGAACGCGGCGATGTCCTCGGTCGCCTCGAACTCGCTGCGACCGATTTCGAGGCGACCGTGGAGGCGGCGGTACTGCGGTGGTTCGACGAGTCGTGGCGGCGAAGGGAGCCGGCGCTCGCCCAGCGGACGCGGTCGACCCTGCTGGCCAACGACCGCGAGCAGTATCTGCGCTGCTACCGCGTCTTCGCCACGGCGGACGCGTCCTTGTGGCCCCGGTTGGGTGCGATCACCGCACCCACGCTCGCGGTCACCGGCGCACAGGATCCGGGATCCACGCCGCGAATGGCCCGCGACCTGGCCGCCGCCATCCCCGGCGCCCGCAGCGCCGTGGTGCCCGAGACGCGCCACCTCCTGCCGTTGGAACGTCCCGATGACCTTGTCCGCTTGATTCTCGACCACGTAGGGAGCGTCGACCGTGAGCACCTCGACACCGGTACCGACACGGCATGA
- a CDS encoding aldehyde dehydrogenase, with product MSTSTPVPTRHEHYIGGCWTPPAEGGYFPSIDPSSGAVHYEAAEGTKTDVERAVAAAQAAFRDPAWRDLSQTRRGALLRRMGDLIGENAERLALEESRDNGKLLREMRAQLAGLPEYFYYYAGLADKIHGQVIPAAQPSLLNYTVREPVGVVGAITPWNSPLLLTATKLAPALAAGNTIVVKPSEHTSASLLTLAPLFEQAGFPPGVVNVVTGDGAKAGAALVEHPDVAKVSFTGSSATGAAIAQTCGSRLVRATLELGGKSPNIVFADADLASAAMGIVAGIFAAAGQTCVAGSRVFVQREVYDEVVSKVRDRAAAIRVGDPLDAATELGPLATADQRDKVEEYVRIGVEEGATLLYGGKRPQVQGDGFYFEPTIFVDTANDARICREEIFGPVVVIMPFDSEEEVTALANATEYGLAAGVWTRDLNRAHRMAANLEAGTVWINTYRSMSPMSPREGFGSSGLGVEHGTEVVKEYTRIKSVWVNTSEEPTGDPFVLRS from the coding sequence GTGAGCACCTCGACACCGGTACCGACACGGCATGAGCACTACATCGGCGGATGCTGGACTCCGCCCGCCGAAGGAGGGTACTTCCCCAGCATCGACCCCTCTTCCGGAGCGGTGCACTACGAGGCGGCCGAAGGAACGAAGACCGATGTCGAGCGGGCCGTCGCGGCGGCGCAGGCGGCGTTCAGGGACCCCGCATGGCGTGACTTGAGCCAGACCCGCCGCGGCGCGCTGCTGCGACGCATGGGTGATCTGATCGGCGAGAACGCCGAACGCCTCGCGTTGGAGGAGAGCCGTGACAACGGCAAGCTTCTGCGGGAGATGCGCGCCCAGCTCGCCGGGCTGCCGGAGTACTTCTACTATTACGCCGGATTGGCCGACAAGATCCACGGCCAGGTGATCCCGGCGGCGCAGCCCAGCCTGCTCAACTACACGGTCCGCGAGCCGGTCGGTGTGGTCGGGGCGATCACGCCCTGGAACTCGCCGCTCCTTCTCACCGCCACGAAGCTCGCTCCCGCGCTGGCCGCGGGCAACACCATCGTCGTCAAGCCCTCCGAGCACACCTCCGCCTCCCTCCTGACGCTGGCTCCCCTGTTCGAGCAGGCCGGGTTTCCTCCGGGGGTCGTCAACGTCGTGACCGGCGACGGGGCAAAGGCGGGCGCCGCCCTGGTCGAACACCCCGACGTGGCGAAGGTGAGCTTCACCGGAAGCAGCGCCACCGGCGCCGCGATCGCTCAGACCTGCGGGAGCCGGCTGGTTCGGGCGACTCTCGAACTGGGCGGCAAGTCGCCCAACATCGTCTTCGCCGATGCCGACCTCGCCAGTGCCGCCATGGGAATCGTCGCCGGCATCTTCGCGGCGGCCGGACAGACCTGCGTCGCCGGCAGCCGTGTCTTCGTGCAGCGCGAGGTCTACGACGAGGTCGTCTCCAAGGTGCGCGATCGGGCGGCGGCGATCCGCGTCGGCGACCCCCTTGACGCCGCCACCGAACTCGGCCCGCTCGCGACGGCGGACCAGCGCGACAAGGTCGAGGAATACGTGCGCATCGGCGTCGAGGAAGGTGCGACGCTCCTTTACGGCGGCAAGCGGCCGCAAGTCCAAGGGGACGGGTTCTACTTCGAGCCGACGATCTTCGTCGACACCGCCAACGACGCCCGGATCTGCCGGGAGGAGATCTTCGGCCCCGTCGTCGTGATCATGCCCTTCGACTCCGAAGAGGAGGTCACGGCCTTGGCGAACGCCACCGAGTACGGTCTGGCCGCAGGCGTGTGGACGCGGGACCTCAACCGCGCCCACCGTATGGCCGCCAACCTCGAGGCGGGAACGGTGTGGATCAACACCTACCGTTCCATGTCGCCGATGTCGCCGCGCGAGGGCTTCGGAAGCAGCGGTCTCGGGGTCGAGCACGGGACCGAGGTGGTGAAGGAGTACACCCGCATCAAGAGCGTGTGGGTCAACACGAGCGAGGAACCCACGGGTGATCCGTTCGTACTGCGATCCTGA
- a CDS encoding CaiB/BaiF CoA transferase family protein, with translation MTNGPLDGITVVEIGGFIAGPFAGQLLGDYGARVIKIEPPDGDPIRSWGVLENGQSLWWPSLARNKESIVLDLRQEGDRALAADLFRQVDVVIENFAPGRLASWGLDYESVAEDNPRLVMVHVSGFGQTGPRAADRGFGSVAEAMSGLRALAGYPDRPPVRAGVSLGDELAGLFAVNGTLAALYERDRSGHGQEVDVALYESAFALTESLISDWELGGVTRTRTGSTLPGVAPSNVYTSADGHEVLIAANSDGLYRRLCEAMEREELKSDDRFSTHQARGRNAAELDEIIQRWASALAVERLEARLDEYRIPRGRIYTPEDIVGDEQYAARDMIVRMPVPGYTEPVPMPNVVPKFSRSPGAVRSPGVELGRHTEAVRREFAREFRQAD, from the coding sequence ATGACGAACGGGCCCTTGGACGGAATCACCGTCGTTGAGATCGGAGGCTTCATCGCCGGACCGTTCGCCGGCCAGCTCCTGGGTGACTACGGGGCACGGGTGATCAAGATCGAACCCCCCGATGGCGACCCCATACGGAGCTGGGGCGTCCTCGAGAACGGCCAGAGCCTGTGGTGGCCCTCGCTGGCCCGCAACAAGGAGTCGATCGTGCTCGACCTCAGGCAGGAGGGGGACCGTGCGCTCGCCGCTGACCTCTTCCGGCAGGTCGACGTCGTCATCGAGAACTTCGCGCCGGGACGGCTCGCCTCCTGGGGGCTGGACTACGAATCCGTGGCCGAGGACAATCCGCGCCTCGTCATGGTCCACGTCTCGGGCTTCGGGCAGACCGGGCCGCGCGCCGCCGACCGGGGGTTCGGGAGCGTCGCGGAGGCCATGAGCGGGCTCCGCGCACTCGCCGGCTATCCGGACAGGCCCCCGGTCCGGGCCGGAGTCAGCCTCGGCGACGAACTCGCCGGCCTCTTCGCGGTCAACGGCACGCTCGCCGCCCTGTACGAGCGCGACCGCAGCGGACACGGCCAGGAAGTCGACGTAGCCCTGTACGAGAGCGCCTTCGCGCTCACCGAATCACTCATATCCGACTGGGAACTCGGCGGTGTCACCCGAACACGGACCGGCAGCACCCTGCCTGGTGTCGCGCCGTCGAACGTCTACACCAGCGCGGACGGACACGAGGTGCTCATCGCGGCTAACAGCGACGGCCTCTACCGTCGCCTCTGCGAGGCCATGGAGCGCGAGGAGCTGAAGTCGGACGACCGCTTCAGCACCCATCAGGCGCGCGGCAGGAACGCCGCGGAACTCGACGAGATCATTCAGCGGTGGGCGAGCGCGCTGGCAGTCGAGCGTCTCGAAGCGCGGCTCGACGAGTACAGGATCCCGCGCGGCCGGATCTACACCCCGGAGGACATCGTCGGCGATGAGCAGTACGCCGCACGCGACATGATCGTCCGGATGCCCGTGCCCGGCTACACCGAACCCGTCCCCATGCCGAACGTGGTGCCCAAGTTCAGCAGGAGTCCCGGCGCCGTCCGCAGCCCGGGCGTGGAACTCGGCCGCCACACCGAGGCGGTCCGCCGGGAGTTCGCGAGGGAGTTCCGGCAAGCCGATTGA
- a CDS encoding TetR/AcrR family transcriptional regulator gives MAATPKGQRTEAAFLGAARQVFAEKGYFNAKISDIAEVAGRSPGSFYNYYENKEEILEALLDQFSTEVLEASLKSRTGDPLEGIRGAVRAYWLTYRKYLPEMIGVFQMSMTDPEFAARWQANRAAGIRGVLAGIRSAERTGHRVDLDHGTLASALVSMLESFCWTWMAMGGDPDVDVPDDETAIDTLSALWYRTVFHPVPGCACGCNRT, from the coding sequence GTGGCGGCCACACCGAAAGGGCAGCGAACCGAAGCCGCGTTCCTGGGAGCGGCGCGGCAGGTGTTCGCGGAGAAGGGGTATTTCAACGCGAAGATCTCAGACATCGCGGAAGTGGCCGGGCGCTCGCCGGGCTCCTTCTACAACTACTACGAGAACAAGGAGGAGATCCTCGAAGCCCTGCTGGACCAGTTCTCGACCGAGGTGCTCGAAGCCTCCCTGAAGAGCAGGACCGGCGATCCGCTCGAAGGCATCAGAGGGGCGGTCCGTGCTTACTGGCTCACGTACCGCAAGTACCTGCCGGAGATGATCGGCGTGTTCCAGATGTCCATGACCGATCCGGAGTTCGCCGCCCGCTGGCAGGCGAACCGTGCCGCCGGGATCCGCGGCGTGCTCGCCGGGATCAGGAGCGCGGAGCGGACCGGCCATCGGGTCGACCTGGACCATGGCACCCTCGCCTCGGCCCTGGTGTCGATGCTGGAGTCGTTCTGCTGGACATGGATGGCGATGGGCGGTGATCCGGATGTGGACGTACCCGACGACGAAACCGCGATCGACACGCTCAGCGCCCTTTGGTACCGCACCGTCTTCCATCCCGTCCCCGGATGTGCGTGCGGGTGCAACCGGACGTAG
- a CDS encoding 4-hydroxyphenylacetate 3-hydroxylase N-terminal domain-containing protein, translating into MVMMTKAEYLASLNDGRRIFADGEEIKDLTTHPQFATSLELVGDGYDRHHRPGRGACGPYFSIPHSREELKELLETLLGWDMVTVTTSQGLLALLTAAARMRSAHPEYAKRIEDYFDHCKDNDLRCVQAITDAKGDRTVAPGKQEDPDVYTRIVERRSDGIVVRGAKLHISSASISHELVVMPTKKMKPGEEDWAVACAIPVNAPGVRIVNTNYAPRDRHEDFPHSSRHNMPEGFVLLDDVFVPNERVFLAGETDHSATFAHSLGLWERLGGTAHLVEIGDTLVGLAQLIAESNGTQRISHIREKIAEMVIYATLVRAGLEAAIANAEPSPEGWYFPSELFTNAAKHFGAAEFSHMVRHLHDIGGGSIVTAPSIADLENEEVGEQIKKYMHTVDGVDGEYRTRLFHAIRDYTADAFGGWQLVTMIQSGGGLYAQRLVSRKHYDMDKAKALALEVVNGPKG; encoded by the coding sequence ATGGTGATGATGACGAAGGCCGAGTACCTGGCCTCGCTCAACGACGGCCGACGGATCTTCGCCGACGGGGAGGAGATCAAGGACCTCACCACCCACCCGCAGTTCGCCACCTCTCTGGAGCTCGTCGGCGACGGATACGACAGGCATCACCGACCGGGCCGCGGCGCGTGCGGACCGTACTTCTCGATTCCGCACAGCCGGGAGGAGCTGAAGGAGCTCCTCGAAACGCTGCTCGGTTGGGACATGGTGACCGTGACCACTTCGCAGGGCCTGCTCGCGCTGCTCACCGCGGCCGCCCGGATGCGGTCGGCCCACCCCGAGTACGCCAAGCGCATCGAGGACTACTTCGACCACTGCAAGGACAACGACCTGCGCTGCGTGCAGGCGATCACCGACGCCAAGGGCGACCGCACGGTGGCGCCGGGCAAGCAGGAGGACCCGGACGTCTACACCCGCATCGTCGAGCGCCGTTCCGACGGCATCGTGGTGCGCGGCGCCAAACTGCACATCTCCTCGGCCTCGATCAGCCATGAACTGGTCGTCATGCCGACGAAGAAGATGAAGCCCGGCGAGGAGGACTGGGCCGTCGCCTGCGCCATCCCCGTCAACGCGCCCGGCGTCCGGATCGTCAACACCAACTACGCGCCGCGCGACCGACATGAGGACTTTCCGCACAGCTCCCGCCACAACATGCCGGAGGGCTTCGTCCTGCTCGACGACGTCTTCGTGCCGAACGAGCGCGTCTTCCTGGCCGGGGAGACGGACCACTCCGCCACGTTCGCCCACTCCCTCGGCCTGTGGGAGCGCCTGGGCGGAACCGCGCACCTGGTCGAGATCGGCGACACCCTGGTCGGCCTGGCGCAACTGATCGCCGAGTCCAACGGGACCCAGCGCATCTCCCACATCCGGGAGAAGATCGCCGAGATGGTCATCTACGCGACCCTGGTCCGCGCGGGCCTGGAGGCGGCGATCGCCAACGCCGAGCCCAGCCCGGAGGGCTGGTACTTCCCCAGCGAGCTGTTCACCAACGCCGCCAAGCATTTCGGCGCCGCCGAGTTCAGTCACATGGTCCGGCACCTGCACGACATTGGGGGCGGCTCCATCGTGACCGCGCCCTCCATCGCGGACCTGGAGAACGAAGAGGTCGGCGAGCAGATCAAGAAGTACATGCACACGGTGGACGGCGTGGACGGGGAGTACCGGACCCGACTGTTCCACGCGATCCGCGACTACACCGCGGACGCCTTCGGCGGCTGGCAGCTGGTCACCATGATCCAGTCGGGCGGCGGCCTCTACGCCCAGCGGCTCGTCTCGCGCAAGCACTACGACATGGACAAGGCCAAGGCGCTCGCGCTGGAGGTCGTGAACGGCCCGAAGGGCTGA